The following nucleotide sequence is from Corticium candelabrum chromosome 19, ooCorCand1.1, whole genome shotgun sequence.
AACGCCCTGGCTCCGTGGAAACAAAGAGCAGTGTCGGTTGGAAGCGCCAGACTTCCGTCATCGTCCTCCTTATCCTCCCTCTTTCGGTGGGGAATCCCCGTTTTAAATAGCGCGTGTTGTGTCGGGCAAAATTATGGATACTCATACACTCTGACCACGTACAATGCCATCTATGGCGGTGACACTGCGTTTACTGCTGTCAAAGAGCTCGCCAATGTGTGCTAACAACTATTTACTAAATTTAGGTTtgacaataataatacatgTGTCTCAATACTAAATTGCATTTTGTGAATAGACAATTTGACAAGGCGAAATGTTCAACATGTGAATATGAACTAGATCAAAAGCGCGTGAGCACTCCTACAATAATTCTAAAAGAATTGTATTCATGTGCTTTTTGGCACGCGCATGTATAGTGCTGGAGAGATGTGTTTGCAGAAAGGGAACTGTTACAGCTGCAGGTGCACTGCTCTAGCAGTGGCTGTCAGTGGATTGAAAAACACATCTTtctgcaggtgtgtgtgtgtgtgtgtgtgtgtgtgtgtgtgtgtgtgtgtgtgtgtgtgtgtgtgtgtgtgtgtgtgtgtgtgtgtgtgtgtgtgtgtgtgtgtgtgtgtgtgtgtgtgtgtgttgctacttacttacctaattaattaattaattgacccTAAACACAATTGCAACTTACAGGAACACATCACTTCTGGTTGTGCTTCCCAGCCATTACAATCACAAAGAGATCAATTGAAAGAAGGCATGCAAGCTGAGATCCAGAGACAAGGACATCTAGTCAGAGAAACAAAAGATGCAACTGCACAAACCAATGAAACCTTCTCAGCGACAGAGAATCAGTTGCATCAGCTCCAAATTGGTCAAGCCATCATGCAAAAAGGAATGACACGGGTTGAGGTACACGATCAGTCAGAAAGAGCTCATTCATTAGAGCAACAAGTCAGACTGATGAAAGAAGAACACACCAAACTTAAAGAAATTATTTCTATGCAGAACATCAGGATACAGCAACTGGAAGTAGATCAATACAAACTCAACGGTGGAACAAATGTAGGTCTGCAGCAAGATCTTGCAGCTCGAGATCTGGTATTGGCAAGTCATGATACAAGACTAGCAGAACACGGTCTGAGGCTTGACATGATGGATAGTAGGAACACAGATGGTGTGTTGCTGTGGAAGATTACTGACACCAGACGACGAAGACGAGATGCTGTGAGTGGCAAGACTCAATCCATCTACTCACAACCCTTTTACACGTCACCCAATGGATACAAGATGTGTGCTCGACTCTATCTGAATGGAGATGAGATGGGACGTGGTACTCATTTGTCTCTTTTCTTTGTGATTATGAGAGGAGAACACGATTCTCTTCTTCAATGGCCTTTCACACAGAAAGTGActtattttgtatttgatcAAGAAGGACAAAGGCAAATATCAGGTACCTTTCTACCCGACCCCAAGTCATCATCGTTTGAGAGACCAACATGCAAGATGAACATTGACTCAAACATCCTACCATTTATGCCTCTAGAAACCTTGGACAGAGGAATGCATGGCAGTGGTTGTTATGTAGAAGATGGTTGTCTCTACATCCTACTGGTTGTGGACAACAGATCTTTCTGCATCCTAGAGTAAAATAGTCTTTCATGAAGGCACCAATCAAATGGTCAAAACTGTCAGTCTATTCCAGTATATTTGCTTTCATCATGACAACAGTTCCGCATAAACTGTTATATGTAGAGAGTCAGAGCTACTGTTGCTTTAGAAAactttttaatttaaaatggttcaatcatacatgtacatgtactgtcagGAAATTGAGTTGAGTAGTAAAGTGAGATTTCCTGTGACTTGCTGATCTGGAACCTCTTGGGAATTGTTCAGTTGACGTGCCTTCTCACCATACTCAATCACCTATAATGGAAGCACAAACCAATAAAAATCTATGTAAAGACAAGAACAAATACACAGTAGATTGACTTGATGAAATTCTAGTATAATAGACTACCAGTGCCTCATTCTAATGCAAatgtctagtgtattgtgagatgcatccctgcaatacaatagtctagtgtattgtgagatgcatccctccaatacaatagtctagtgtattgtgagatgcatccctccaatacaatagtctagtgtattgtgagatgcatccctccaatacgatagtctagtgtattgtgagatgcatccctccaatacgatagtctagtgtattgtgagatgcatccctccaatacactAGAGTCTAGAGATGCATCACTaatccaatacaatacatgaATAATAATGTCTGCAATACCAGTGACTGATTTCCAAGAAACTCATAGAGAAGACATAACGTGTAATAAACATCAATCAAGATGAGTGGTGATAATCCTGTACTTGTCTGCTTCTCTCTTGACATTCGTAttgtttgcagcatttgtaTGGCCTCGATTTGTTCAACAACATCTACAAgataatacaaacacacaaatagacaaaacagATATGAGCAACAtaaaacagatggacggacagaccgacagacagataggctcACTTGTTGTCTTTACAAGGTAAGGGAGCTTCAGCATGGCTCAGTGCAATACCATCCTCtgagaagtttgcactttcaccTAGTAAATTTACTTTCGCTATACTTCGATGAGGTTGGGCCTTCCTGTACATTATCCAGAATGGATCAAcaagtgtgactgtggaagACCATTAGAAATACACGGCAAAATGCAGATGGTTTCCATCTTATAACTTGTAAAACTGGTGATGGGCCAGTATGAACTCACGAGTCACTGATGTCTGTATGGTCAGAATGTTTGAGTTCACTTCACTTACCACACAAATGTGAACCTAGAGACAGATATGTGAATTCCAACAACCGCCCAGATATTCTTGTGGCTGATTCTGAAACTGGTTCAAACATAGAACTTGATGTGGCACTAGCTCATCCGTGGGCTGCACACATTTTGTCTCGTGCATCTACAACTGCAGGGAGTGCGGCTGTGAGAAGGGAAGAActtaaattaagtaaatataaCAAGGAAAAACTACCCGATGGATAGTCTCCATCAGTAGTGCCTCTAGtttttgagcactttgggtGTTGGGGAGAAAGAGCCACTAACTACTTTAATGCAATTGCAAGTATGTGGAGAGATGAGAACGGATGAACAaatgttgctgtctgtctggtagtcagtatgtctgtctgttcatactttctgtctgtccgttcatactttctgtctgtccgttcatactttctgtctgtccgtccgtccgtccgtctgtctgtcaatggtagtatatttcaaacatgtctgcttgtctgtctgtcaatactttctctctgtctgtctgtctgtctgtctgtctgtctgtctatctatctgtctgtctgtatgtctatctgtctgtccttctctctccgtctgtctgtctgtctgtttgtctgtctctgcacATGAATTTGTGTTTAACAATTTCATTTCCTCATACATCTTCAGCAAGTGAGTGTCTCGCTTTCTCAAATTTTCTCTGAGCTGTATACAGCAATCCCAACTGCCAGAAAACACGACACTTGACACTGTTGTCACACGATGGCTTCTTCAACAAAAGCCACTGAGCCTGACTCAAATATTTCTCAGCCTGAGGAATACAAGACAAAcctaaaataacaaaaaaatcaGTAAGAAAAACACACAATTAGACAAAATGAATGAAGTCATAAGCAAGAGGTACACGAaacatatttcaaacatgtctgtctgtttgtctgtcaatactttctgtctgtctgtatgtccatctttctttctgtctgtctgtccatctatctgtccgtctgtccgtctgtctgtctgtcagtgcatctgtccgtctgtctgtctgtccatctgtctgtccgtctgtttgtattATATAAAGATAATCTCACCCATACAAGCTGCTCCCAGAATGAGATAGGATGGTATGAGTTCTGTGCTATTCATTCCGTGTATCTCAACTGCTGTCCGCAACAGATCGGTGCCAGTGGCATACGCAGCATCGAACTTACCCTCGAGTAACGCACGTCGAGCATTCAACAGAAACGTCGCAATGGTTTGTTTCTATTCAACAGAAAACTTCCGTTTCTATAGTAATGGACATTGCAAGCTATTATCAGTTGAATTGTGGAAATGTAATGCACGGTGTCCAACAGGCTGTGTACTATAGCTAGCCAGCTACATTTGCTTCACACTTCTGGCACTCTTTCCTGTATGTTTGATAACTCATTTTCCTACGTGTTTACTCACAGTTTAGGATACtagcagagctgccaactctcccacATTGAGCaggagactcccgcatttggtacccttctcccgcctacccgcatttggcatcaaatcacctgcattctgaccattggtaggcgtgcctgttctgtgtaaccatacatgtacagtaccctTAATTTACTAAGTTACTGATTATGTAATATTTGgatatcaatgtatatatgtgccagcccctctccATCCGGCTGTTTGATACATCTCTGAGTCACGATGTTGACATAGAAGGAGCAGTCGGTCAGACAAAACTGTCGGGAAGTGGAaagagggaggggctggctatcCTAGACCAAACAGTTGTACATTACTGGAAAAGCGATCAAAGAAGGCCACAAAACGATAGAATTTAGCAGCGAGAATGTGTACATACCTCGTTCTTATATTTAGTCTAggctttaatatatttactaacaagcagtagtacgtacaagttctgtgtattacatttgttgcactttgcttAGTTAAgtgtactatttatatattacttAACTAGTTAACATTTATTACAATAtacaatttattgatattaatgctattgtaggcgtgtaaAAAAATGTAAACTCCCGtattctcccgcattttttcttgcaaactcacgcatttcgattcagctaggttggcaggtctgtgTAACTAAATAtgttattagctaattaataatatatccTAATAGTTTGGACGTTCATGAACCCCAACCTGCTGCATTTGAGTTTGTTTTTTCTGATGAAGTCGACCTTCAGCTGCATTGATGAATGGCAGCTTGGGAGACGCCCTGAAATCAAACGCACCATTTAACGTtctgtagacaaacagagaagcGATCTAGAGCACCAATCTAAGTCTGATTGTCGTCGGACTTTCTTCATGACGACAGCCGTAATCACCACAGTAACAGTGCATGCGCACTAATAGAAATAGCGCGCTTTAATCTTGCAtgtatacgtgtgtgtacatgtacgtataGGAAATAGCGCGCTTTAACGGTGCATGTATTATACTTGTAGGCGTGTCTAATCTATTAACACATAAAGCTTCTAACTGAATGTACAGTAGACAGCAAACTGACGTAAATAGTCTAAAACAATATTAGGAGCACTTACTTACATATAAAtctcataaattaattaattataaattataattaaaatagTAACACACtcaatttatataaataagtaGCTGGTTACCTATTACCCGAGCCGTGAAACGCTAGGGTACTGTACGTACCATCTGAGTGTACGACAGTCtgtaggtcacgtgacgtaaGACTGGCCGACTCGCTCCGCCTACTGCGTAACACGTAaccaaacaaactaacagccAAGAGTTTGCACTTTAGTGCATCTTCATTTTATATGTACAATGTATCTTGTATAACTAGGAGTCGCTGCTAGGCACTAAACTCGGTTGCTACCAACATTGATAGGTGCTACAGGTGgggtttaattaaattaaataattaacataaagaGTGAGGCTAAAATTAGCACGTGGGATTGTCGACATCCAATTCGGTACACAGTACACGCAAAGACATCACATCGACTGGCACGCTAACAACACCAGCGGTAACAATGAGCTCATGAGCTGCATTCCATAGTCCCTTGAGTCCGTATAGCGCACGCGCTTGGCgttagtaaataattaatgacTTGCATACACGTGTCCGACAAAATCGCTCAGTTGGTCTCGAGACTGCTACGAGTCATTTGATCTTCCGGATACCGTTACACTGCGCCCTATTCCTGGCGTTGCCCGCTTCTCGTCTCCTCCTGTAGCTGTTGTAACAGCTCGAAACCTTTCTCGTTGATTGCATGTGCATAGAGTCAAGAAGGAAAATGAACATTTTGTTGCATCGGATTCTGCTGGCGACTGTCCTCATATTCACGGTTTTTGGTTGGTTTTCTTCTTGCTTTATGGTCTAATTCCGTTCGTTTAGCTTAAACTTGTGTCTTGCTTTTGTGTTGGATCCTGCAGAGAAGAGAGCACAGAGTGCAGGTtggctaattagctaatgagCGTGTGACTATAATATTAGATTGCATGAGATGACATGGAGCTTTGGCTAACTTGTTTGGGTCTTTTCTGTTGTCTTGTAATGTTAATTGTTAATGTTAGGTCTTGTTGcatttacatttgttgtattgtgtctTGTATGTAtgctgactgtctgtctgtgtgactcTGACTAAGGTAATACGGGGGTAACTacgatcacgtgacagtaaaCCGCTCAGTGTTCTTCATGAGAAAACCGTACGCCTTTCCCATTACAGCACGTAAGTAGACGACCCTTCGTGGTTTTAGCAGACAGTGACATAACCACTAAGTCCTTGCCGTTGTGTCTCAAAcggcttgtttgttgtgagaATAACCTAGGTAGCGGAACTTGCGGTCCAAAAACTTTCTTGTTAGAGACAATCCAAAAGACTAAATGCTATTTTGTGCAACCCACTACCACTAAAGACGTTGATGCAGACAAAACGCACCGTTGCCCTTCCTTTAGAGTCGAAAATTCGATCACATTGTGACAGTCGTAGACTTCGCTTGCGTTCTGATCTGCTTtattcgtttactttgcaatAATGGTATGACATTATCAACCTGAAGGAATTAAGAACAAGTTCTCTGACGAAGCCCTGAGAAAGGCACTGCAAGATCTTGCTGAAACCCAGGACAGCATTAGGAAGGCGGCATCTGTGTACGGCATTCCCTACTCAACCCTTCTCGATCATCACAAGGGAGTCAGTAAAACGCGATATGGTGGACGGCCAACAGTCTTGACTTACCAGGAAGAGAGAGAAATAGTGCAATGTTGCATTGTGCTGCAAGAGATGGGGTTTCCCGTTGACAGATGGTCAAGTCTCAGCAACGTCATCTCAGATTACCTTAGAACAAATGCTAGAGAAAATCCTTTTCCTGATGATCTACCTGGTCCTGACTGGTTTGTTGGCTTCTTTAATTAAGCGATGGAAGAGTGCACTGAGTCAAAGGAAACTGCAACATCTGTCAAAGAAACGTGCTAAGGCATTGACCAAAGAGAGAATTGAGGGTTGGATGGAATTTGTCGAGAAGATCTACAGGAAGGCTGGGTTGTTTAAACTGAGTAAGAAAGAGCTGTCCAAAAGAATTTGGAACTGTGATGAAACCGCTTTTGCTACAGCCTCCTCATCTAGAATGGTCCTAGCTAGGAGTTGAGCTAAGTCTGTATATGAGACCATGGCAGGGAGTGGACTTGAACACATTACTGTCCATTGGGGTGGAAATGCCAATGGAGACAAAATCCCTCCCTATGTTCTATATAAAGCTCAGCTCATGTATCATACCTGGACCCTTAGTGGCCCTACTGAAGCAATGTATGGAGTATCAGCCAGCGGGTGGATAGAAAAACAAAACTTTTACAGCTGGTTTGTAAAAGGCTTCATACCAGTGCTCAAGAAGATGAAACTTATTGCAGCAAATGAAGAGCTATCTACTACACTGACGACAACCGAACCATGTCTTGTCAGTGACAGTAGTGATGAGTCAGACTTCACAGATGATACTAGCCCCAGCGTGATCTTGTTTTTCAATGGCCACTATTCACACATCAACTTGGATGTCATCTATGTGGCAAGAAAATACAACATCATTCTCGTAACCCTGCCTTCAAATACCACGCACGCATTACGACCTCTGGATGTAGGTGTGTTTGCTCCCATGAAGAAAAAATTGGCAGAAAATTCTGACCGACTACAAACAAAGAACAGGGGGACAAGGTGTCCATAAAACAATCTTTCCCAAATTACTAAAACAGCTGACAGACACATCCATGAAACCACACCAATTTCAAGGTGCATTTCGAGGAACTGTTTATATCCAAAGCCATCAGCTGCAGCTATTCCTCAAGCAAAAATTAGTCCAGCAGATGCTGTTACTACACGAACACCATGCAAGAGCCCTCACTCTCTGACAGCAGCTACCACTACTGCAATCAAACTTCAGCTTAGACACCACTTCTCCAAGTTGTTTCAGAAAACAAGAACGCCTATTCCACCACCACGGCCAAAGCCATCTGCTTGTGTAGACTTGGCATACTATGGAGAAGTCATAACAAGTCATGAGGCCTATTCTAGAATAAAAGCACAAGATGAAAGAAAACAGCAAAGACTGGCAAAGCAAAAAAAGGAAAGCAACCTGCACGCAAAGGCAAACGAAAAACTGCAGTAACAGAAGAAAGATATGAAAACAAGTGCCAGGGAAGCGGAGGATTGTttgacaacaacagcaatgagAGGCAACAAGATTGGGTGGGTTGTGAACACTGTTGGCAGTGGTATCACTACGATTGTGCTGGGCTTTCAGAGCTTCCAGAAGACAAGGACCCTTGGACATGCTCCAAATGCAGCTAAATGTACATATATCAGAATCAATCAGAGTAAGGCTAGCACGAGTAAATGCACTGTACGTAGCACGTCCACATGTTACCCTGCACATAGCTACTAGCTCAGTTTCTGATTAAGAGTGTTCAGTATAACTATTAAATCATAGTCATGTAACCAATTCGTACcttgcagcagcagaaatgACGTGCAGAGAAGTGATCGGAGTTGCCCCGCCCTTGGATATTGAGAGGTGTGCATGCGAGTAACTTCTCGAGTCTACTGTATAGTAACTAACAGGCGTAAATCAATAGCAACGCAAGAAAATAAGTAGAAGTTGCTCTTCACGATAACAGTGTTTCACATCCAAAGCCTAGTTCTTCGTGGCTACAACCAGGAAACTGTCAAAGTGTGGTCGgagttaccccggattaccttAGTAGTGCATCATTTGTATAATAAGAATAAAGTGATAAGaactaaataaattaatgattACGTTTTGTGTCGACTGGCAAACTCCATgcattagtgtgtgtgtgtgtgtgtgtgtgtgtgtgtgtgtgtgtgtgtgtgtgtgtgtgtgtgtgtgtgtgtgtgtgtgtgtgtgtgtgtgtgtgtgtgtgtgtgtgtgtgcagctcAGTCCAGGTATTACATCtgtgattgtgtttgtcttcctgtttTAGTGTGTAACTCGCGCTGTGGCACGGGTATCTATCACGCAGCCGGTTCTTGTCAGTCTAGCGGACGTTGTCTCTGCTGGTGGGGATTCACTGGACCGAATGCAGTATACATTGTCAATGGAAACCTACACCATCGGATCCTGGTActgctttactgtacattattaattattatgtgtaAGTGTAATTAATTGCTTAATTATTGTGTAAAGGCTGACCACTGCACGGTGGCATGTACTTACAATCAAGCCTACTACAACAAGCAATGTGCTAGTCTGCCAGGTATATGactgaatatatatatatacaacatgcacagTATCTCAATCatacaaaatataattttagGTACCAGCACAGCAGCACCACAGACTATGACAGCAGCGCCACAGACTACGACAGCAGAGCCACAGACTACGACAGCAGCACCACAGACTACCACAGCAGCAGCACACAGTACCACAgctgagtgtctgtctgtgtagctTTGTAGACTACTAGTGCATCATTTGTAGAATAATAATAAAGTAATAAaaactaaataaattaataattacgtTTTGTGTTGAGTGGCAAACTCCATGCattaaatgtgtgtgtgtgtgtgtgtgtgtgtgtgtgtgtgtgtgtgtgtgtgtgtgtgtgtgtgtgtgtgtgtgtgtgtgtgtgtgtgtgcagttgGTCCGGGTATTAAATCTGTGAATGTCATTGTCTTCTTGTTCTAGTGTGTAACTCACGCTGCGGCACGGGTATATATCACGCAGCCGGTTCTTGTCAGTCTAGCGGACGTTGTCTCTGCTGGTGGGGATTCACTGGTCCAAATGCAGTATACATTGTCAACGGAAATCTACACCATCGGATCCTGGTACTGCTAtagtatacattaattaattattatgtgtaATTAATTGCTTAATTATTGTGTAAAGGCTGACCACTGCACGGTGGCATGTACTTATAATCAAGCCTACTACAACAAGCAATGTGCTAGTCTGCCAGGTATATGactgaatatatatatatatatatatacagtatatatatatatatatatatatatatatatatatatatatatacaacatgcacagTATCTCAATCatacaaaatataattttagGTACCAGCACAGCAGCACCACAGACTATGACAGCAGCGCCACAGACTACGACAGCAGAGCCACAGACTACGACAGCAGCACCACAGACTACCACGGCAGCAGCACACAGTACCACAgctgagtgtctgtctgtgtagctTTGTAGACTACTAGTGCATCATTTGTAGAATAATAATAAAGTAATAAaaactaaataaattaataattacgtTTTGTGTTGAGTGGCAAACTCCATGCattaaatgtgtgtgtgtgtgtgtgtgtgtgtgtgtgtgtgtgtgtgtgtgtgtgtgtgtgtgtgtgtgtgcagttgGTCCGGGTATTAAATCTGTGAATGTCATTGTCTTCTTGTTCTAGTGTGTAACTCACGCTGCGGCACGGGTATATATCACGCAGCCGGTTCTTGTCAGTCTAGCGGACGTTGTCTCTGCTGGTGGGGATTCACTGGTCCAAATGCAGTATACATTGTCAACGGAAATCTACACCATCGGATCCTGGTACTGCTAtagtatacattaattaattattatgtgtaATTAATTGCTTAATTATTGTGTAAAGGCTGACCACTGCACGGTGGCATGTACTTATAATCAAGCCTACTACAACAAGCAATGTGCTAGTCTGCCAGGTATATGactgaatatatatatatatatataaacaatatatatataatatatataaaaaaaatatatatatatatatatatactgagcaaaaaaaaaaaaaaaaaaaaaaaaaaaaaaaaaaaaaatatatatactgtatatatatataacatgcACAGTATGCACAgtatgttatatatatatatatatatatatataacatgcACAGTATGCACAgtatgttatatatatatatatatatatatatatatatatatatatatatatatatatatatatatatgtatgtatgtatgtatgtcatgcACAGTATGAGGGACTGTgcatgaatatatatatatatatatatatatatatatatataacatgcACAGTATCTCAATcaaacaaaatataattttagGGACCAGCACAGCAGCGCCACAGACTACCACAGCAGCACTACAGAC
It contains:
- the LOC134194668 gene encoding uncharacterized protein LOC134194668, with protein sequence MKDFSVWEFDLSQASMIRYAQDVPDALRCASCKNVFRDCVLQASCGDRFCTECFRSLVKQFDKAKCSTCEYELDQKRCWRDVFAERELLQLQVHCSSSGCQWIEKHIFLQPLQSQRDQLKEGMQAEIQRQGHLVRETKDATAQTNETFSATENQLHQLQIGQAIMQKGMTRVEVHDQSERAHSLEQQVRLMKEEHTKLKEIISMQNIRIQQLEVDQYKLNGGTNTSRTRSEA
- the LOC134194837 gene encoding TNF receptor-associated factor 3-like — its product is MMDSRNTDGVLLWKITDTRRRRRDAVSGKTQSIYSQPFYTSPNGYKMCARLYLNGDEMGRGTHLSLFFVIMRGEHDSLLQWPFTQKVTYFVFDQEGQRQISGTFLPDPKSSSFERPTCKMNIDSNILPFMPLETLDRGMHGSGCYVEDGCLYILLVVDNRSFCILE
- the LOC134194836 gene encoding zinc finger MYND domain-containing protein 12-like, translating into MKKVRRQSDLDWASPKLPFINAAEGRLHQKKQTQMQQKQTIATFLLNARRALLEGKFDAAYATGTDLLRTAVEIHGMNSTELIPSYLILGAACMGLSCIPQAEKYLSQAQWLLLKKPSCDNSVKCRVFWQLGLLYTAQRKFEKARHSLAEDMLLNKSRPYKCCKQYECQERSRQVQDYHHSS